A single window of Anopheles moucheti chromosome 2, idAnoMoucSN_F20_07, whole genome shotgun sequence DNA harbors:
- the LOC128310380 gene encoding dynein axonemal light chain 1, with protein MAKATTIKEALKRLEDRTKTNSCDEKEIDLCFQWPPIEKMDTTFSTLTACHKLSLSTNMIDKIYGLSGMKNLRVLSLGRNYIKAISGLEGVSDTLEELWISYNLVEKLKGISVLKKLKVLYMSNNLVKDWVEFNRLADLPMLEDLLFAGNPLVESMEESIWRAEASKRLLPLKKLDGETVIREDADTQNQQGTGPVEK; from the exons ATGGCAAAGGCAACCACCATCAAAGAAGCACTCAAACGCTTGGAAGACCGTACAAAAACTAATTCTTGTGATGAAAAAGAGATTGATCTCTGTTTCCAGTGGCCACCCATAGAAAAAATGGATACTACATTCTCGACACTGACCGCTTGCCA CAAACTATCACTTTCAACAAACATGATCGATAAAATTTATGGTTTAAGCGGCATGAAGAACCTGCGGGTGCTATCTTTAGGACGCAATTACATCAAAGCTATTTCCGGACTAGAAGGAGTTAGTGACACGCTGGAAGAACTCTGGATTAGTTATAATCTAGTGGAGAAACTGAAAGGCATTAGTGTTCTGAAAAAGCTGAAGGTCCTCTACATGAGCAACAACTTGGTCAAAGATTGGGTGGAATTCAACCGGCTAGCTGATTTGCCCATGTTAGAAGATTTACTTTTTGCTGGAAATCCACTGGTTGAATCAATGGAAGAGAGTATCTGGCGTGCGGAGGCCAGCAaacggttgctgccgctgaaGAAGCTGGACGGTGAAACGGTTATCCGAGAAGACGCTGATACGCAGAACCAACAAGGGACGGGACCGGTGGAGAAATAA
- the LOC128296936 gene encoding cleavage stimulation factor subunit 2 tau variant-like, with the protein MGDRNHDPGIMDKSMRSVFVGNIPYDATEEALKEIFCEVGLVLSMKLVYDRETGKPKGYGFCEYKDKETALSAMRNLNGYVFGGRPLRVDNACTEKSRMEMAALLHVTRAESPYGDHCSPQHAPEVITKHVSSMPPERLHELMMQMKQLVQTNLFEARHLLVQNPQLAYALLQVQVLTKAIDPAAAYSFLYKSQSAPNFNEQFQQNQPQGGMQGNSAQFMPPFGANGNAENFRPNVDPRLGRQGASGANDYDHRNRFAAGGQAAQRPTPLPQNAAPFPTDPRQRPVDPRMGKDPRLMNATGGHFAPNANQPGGGVGRPMVPPPSDASLSAASSGLNLDPLPSDATDQEKAALIMQVLQLSDEQINLLPPEQRNSILVLKEQIVRSTQIR; encoded by the exons ATGGGCGATCGCAACCATGATCCGGGTATTATGGATAAATCGATGCGTTCGGTGTTCGTGGGCAACATACCGTATGATGCCACCGAGGAGGCATTGAAAGAAATTTTTTGTGAGGTTGGTCTGGTGCTATCCATGAA ATTGGTGTATGATCGTGAAACTGGTAAACCAAAAGGCTATGGTTTTTGCGAGTATAAAGATAAAGAGACGGCTCTCAGTGCTATGCGTAACCTCAATGGGTACGTGTTCGGTGGAAGGCCACTTCGCGTGGACAATGCGTGCACGGAAAAGTCGCGCATGGAAATGGCTGCACTGCTGCATGTTACTCGTGCCGAAAGTCCGTACGGCGACCACTGCTCGCCGCAACATGCCCCGGAGGTCATCACGAAACATGTTAGCAGCATGCCACCGGAACGGTTACACGAGCTAATGATGCAGATGAAACAGTTGGTTCAGACAAACCTGTTCGAGGCGCGCCACCTGTTGGTACAAAACCCTCAGCTAGCTTACGCACTGCTTCAAGTACAAGTGCTCACCAAGGCGATTGATCCAGCAGCGGCTTATTCGTTTCTGTATAAATCACAATCAGCTCCCAACTTTAACGAGCAATTCCAACAAAACCAACCTCAAGGCGGAATGCAGGGAAATTCGGCACAATTCATGCCACCGTTCGGTGCCAATGGGAATGCCGAAAACTTTCGTCCAAATGTGGATCCTAGGCTCGGACGGCAGGGCGCATCGGGTGCAAATGATTATGATCATCGGAATCGATTTGCAGCTGGTGGCCAGGCGGCACAAAGACCTACGCCGCTTCCTCAGAATGCAGCACCATTTCCAACCGATCCTCGGCAGCGGCCTGTCGATCCACGTATGGGGAAGGATCCTCGTCTAATGAATGCCACCGGTGGTCATTTTGCACCCAATGCAAATCAACCAGGTGGCGGTGTTGGAAGACCGATGGTCCCACCACCCAGTGACGCATCGTTGTCAGCAGCATCATCCGGGCTGAATTTGGATCCACTTCCAAGTGATGCCACCGATCAAGAAAAGGCCGCACTTATCATGCAAGTGCTTCAGCTGTCAGATGAACAGATTAACCTATTGCCCCCGGAGCAGCGCAATAGTATTCTGGTTCTAAAGGAACAAATAGTTCGAAGTACCCAAATACGATAA